In Mucilaginibacter celer, one DNA window encodes the following:
- a CDS encoding MFS transporter has protein sequence MKQFTKLNIFSLKGVQMRTFHITWLMFFVCFFGWFGLAPLMPTIRAELHLTKAQVGNTIIASVAATILARLIIGKLCDSWGPRKTAVRLLLVGSLPVFFVGLAHDYTSFLLFRLAIGVIGSSFVITQFHTSMMFAPNIKGTANAVTGGWGNLGGGVTNMVMPLIFAAIVGFGYTKAEAWRYAMIVPGVMMLIIAILYQKFTKDTPDGNYDEIGRSATKSKTDWSILSDWRIWALTMAYAMCFGMEITFDNVASLHFVDTFHLSQSSAGFWAGIFGFMNLFARALGGMVSDKVGGKFGMRGKGLLLAGVLLLEGIGLILFASSGNLTAAIVSMLSFALFLKMSNGATYGIVPFINSKNVGMVSGIVGAGGNLGGMLFGFLFKSESITYIQAFTYIGITVMVVSLILFVTRFQKQTVTEPAKEAVLAGELA, from the coding sequence ATGAAACAATTTACCAAACTCAACATATTTTCATTAAAGGGTGTGCAGATGCGCACTTTCCACATCACCTGGTTAATGTTCTTTGTGTGCTTTTTCGGCTGGTTTGGCCTGGCACCTTTGATGCCTACCATCCGCGCCGAACTGCATTTGACCAAAGCCCAGGTAGGTAATACCATCATTGCCTCGGTTGCTGCAACAATTTTGGCCCGCCTTATTATAGGTAAACTTTGCGATAGCTGGGGGCCGCGAAAAACCGCCGTAAGGTTACTCCTCGTTGGCTCGTTACCGGTGTTTTTTGTTGGTTTAGCGCACGATTATACATCGTTTTTATTGTTCAGGCTGGCTATTGGCGTAATAGGTTCATCGTTTGTAATTACCCAGTTCCATACTTCAATGATGTTTGCGCCCAATATAAAAGGTACGGCCAACGCGGTAACCGGCGGCTGGGGCAACCTGGGCGGCGGGGTGACCAATATGGTAATGCCGCTGATATTCGCGGCCATTGTAGGCTTTGGCTATACCAAAGCCGAAGCCTGGCGCTACGCCATGATCGTACCGGGTGTGATGATGCTGATCATTGCGATCTTATACCAAAAGTTTACCAAAGATACCCCGGATGGTAACTACGATGAGATAGGCCGCTCAGCCACCAAATCAAAAACCGATTGGTCGATACTAAGTGATTGGCGCATTTGGGCGCTTACCATGGCTTATGCTATGTGCTTTGGCATGGAGATCACTTTTGATAACGTAGCGTCACTGCACTTTGTAGATACTTTTCATTTATCGCAAAGTTCGGCTGGTTTTTGGGCAGGCATTTTCGGGTTCATGAACCTGTTTGCAAGGGCTTTGGGTGGTATGGTATCTGATAAGGTAGGCGGCAAATTCGGTATGCGCGGCAAAGGTTTGCTGCTGGCTGGTGTGTTATTATTAGAAGGTATCGGGTTGATCCTTTTTGCAAGCTCAGGGAATTTAACGGCAGCCATTGTTTCGATGTTGTCGTTCGCGCTGTTCCTCAAAATGTCTAACGGGGCTACTTATGGTATAGTGCCGTTTATCAACTCAAAAAATGTAGGCATGGTAAGCGGGATAGTTGGTGCGGGTGGCAATCTCGGCGGAATGCTGTTTGGCTTCCTGTTCAAATCAGAATCCATTACTTATATCCAGGCATTTACCTATATCGGCATTACGGTTATGGTGGTATCGCTTATCTTATTTGTAACTCGTTTTCAAAAGCAAACAGTGACCGAGCCAGCGAAGGAAGCTGTTTTAGCCGGAGAGTTAGCTTAA